In Arachis hypogaea cultivar Tifrunner chromosome 17, arahy.Tifrunner.gnm2.J5K5, whole genome shotgun sequence, a single window of DNA contains:
- the LOC140172911 gene encoding uncharacterized protein yields the protein MATDATAKFQKNPDFRPDFHPPENLPAAVTTAAAAHDGLHFWQFMIAGSIAGCVEHMAMFPVDTVKTHMQALGSCPIKSVSVRQALRSILQSEGPSALYRGIAAMGLGAGPAHAVYFSVYETCKKRFSSGNPNNPIAHAASGVVATVASDAVFTPMDMVKQRLQLSNSGYKGVWDCVKRVMSEEGFGAFYASYRTTILMNAPYTAVHFATYEAAKRGLMEVSPESVDDERLVVHATAGAAAGALASAVTTPLDVVKTQLQCQGVCGCDRFTNGSIQDVIKTIVKKDGYRGLMRGWIPRMLFHAPAAAICWSTYEAGKSFFQDFNQPKDVDTVT from the exons ATGGCCACAGACGCAACCGCCAAATTTCAAAAGAACCCCGATTTCCGGCCGGACTTCCATCCGCCAGAGAATCTCCCCGCCGCCGTAACAACCGCTGCCGCAGCACACGACGGCCTCCACTTCTGGCAGTTCATGATCGCCGGCTCCATCGCCGGCTGCGTGGAGCACATGGCAATGTTCCCCGTTGACACCGTCAAGACCCACATGCAAGCCCTCGGCTCCTGCCCCATCAAGTCAGTCAGCGTTCGTCAGGCCCTCCGTTCAATTCTCCAATCGGAGGGTCCCTCCGCTCTCTACCGCGGCATCGCCGCCATGGGCCTTGGCGCAGGACCCGCTCACGCCGTCTATTTCTCCGTCTACGAGACCTGCAAGAAACGGTTTTCCAGTGGAAACCCTAATAACCCCATTGCTCACGCTGCTTCTGGTGTTGTCGCCACGGTGGCGAGCGACGCCGTTTTTACCCCTATGGATATGGTGAAGCAGAGGCTCCAATTGAGCAATAGTGGTTACAAGGGTGTTTGGGATTGTGTTAAGAGGGTGATGAGTGAGGAAGGGTTTGGGGCGTTTTATGCTTCATATAGGACCACGATTTTGATGAATGCACCGTACACGGCGGTGCATTTTGCAACATATGAGGCTGCGAAGCGAGGATTGATGGAGGTGTCGCCGGAGAGCGTGGATGATGAGAGGTTGGTGGTTCATGCCACAGCCGGGGCTGCTGCCGGTGCTTTGGCTTCTGCAGTCACAACGCCGCTGGATGTTGTTAAAACTCAATTGCAGTGTCAG GGTGTGTGTGGATGCGATAGGTTCACGAATGGTTCAATTCAAGATGTAATTAAAACTATAGTGAAAAAGGATGGATACAGAGGGTTGATGCGAGGATGGATTCCAAGGATGCTGTTTCATGCTCCTGCAGCTGCTATCTGCTGGTCTACATACGAAGCGGGAAAGTCCTTTTTTCAAGATTTCAATCAACCAAAGGATGTTGACACTGTCACTTAA